The Zygotorulaspora mrakii chromosome 3, complete sequence genome includes a region encoding these proteins:
- the OAZ1 gene encoding Oaz1p (ribosomal frameshifting): MTKDMLAKKRSRIIELLSTEELQEKISEPRNTGVAVSFPITRLLKNKRPEPLNGNQQSQLHVYCIRDAGYHEWCADIDRIPLDKGEDETEVYWDVILLTESQLLLPAVGGGELGSKQVYKGFQKHIVKRIGESLSRIVRQKKSTQDNPSTWRSLGATYYMVYLPLYFSDIIWCKSGSIYFHVFLPGSSQSVGDKKQSNEKEWLLALLELASSFDCQFLRLYLRRDDKNGVLTFLRNLNWIGGRLVPNEDRNQYIINSPSNDSSVQDMLLGDESFVILEFEC, translated from the exons ATGACTAAGGATATGTTGGCTAAGAAGCGCTCTCGAATAATTGAATTGCTTTCAACGGAAGAGTTGCAGGAGAAGATATCAGAGCCCAGAAACACAGGAGTTGCTGTGAGCTTCCCAATCACCCGTCTGCTCAAGAATAAGAGACCTGAACCCCTGAACGGCAACCAGCAGAGTCAGTTGCATGTATATTGTATAAGGGATGCTGGCTATCACGAGTGGTGCGCG GACATCGATCGCATACCGTTGGATAAGGGGGAGGATGAAACTGAGGTTTACTGGGACGTAATATTACTCACCGAGTCACAGCTGCTACTCCCTGCAGTGGGTGGAGGAGAACTAGGATCTAAACAGGTATACAAAGGTTTCCAAAAGCATATTGTCAAAAGGATCGGTGAATCTTTGAGCAGAATCGTGCgacaaaaaaagagcacACAAGACAATCCAAGCACTTGGAGAAGCCTGGGCGCTACTTATTACATGGTCTACTTGCCTCTGTATTTTTCTGATATAATCTGGTGCAAGTCGGGCTCTATTTATTTCCATGTTTTCTTACCAGGTTCAAGCCAAAGCGTCGGCGACAAGAAACAATCAAACGAAAAGGAGTGGTTGTTGGCTCTTTTGGAGCTTGCAAGCTCCTTTGACTGCCAGTTTTTGAGACTATACCTCAGGAGAGATGATAAAAACGGTGTTTTGACATTTCTAAGAAATTTGAACTGGATTGGTGGCAGATTGGTACCCAACGAGGACAGAAACCAATATATAATAAATTCACCATCGAACGACTCTTCCGTTCAGGATATGCTTCTGGGAGACGAAAGCTTTGTTATTTTAGAATTTGAGTGTTGA
- the MNN9 gene encoding mannosyltransferase complex subunit MNN9 (similar to Saccharomyces cerevisiae MNN9 (YPL050C); ancestral locus Anc_8.500), which produces MSKFTFYRLRKNSWYIFGFPLASLVMIYFIFFRQTDQLLGLDHKSIADHKWAHEHESTFYFPYASKYRMPKYSYKEKSNWLFNDRVEDIIPEGHIAHYDLNKLQATKDAAINKEHILILTPMQTFHDKYWENLLQLTYPRELIELGFILPRTTTGNAALAKLEAAVKKIQTGKKNERFAKVTILRQASQSFDKLMEKERHKLEVQKERRSAMALARNELLFSTIGPYTSWILWLDGDIVETPITLLQDMTSHDKPILAANVFQRFFDSDNNRNSIRPYDFNNWAESDEGLKLAAQMRDDEIIVEGYSEMATWRPLMAKFYEPKNSQNELMALDGVGGGCTLVKADVHRDGAMFPSFPFYNLIETEGFAKMAKRLTYEVWGLPNYLVYHIEETNE; this is translated from the coding sequence ATGTCAAAATTTACGTTCTACCGCCTCAGGAAGAACTCATGGTATATATTTGGGTTCCCACTGGCGTCGCTGGTGATGATctattttattttctttagGCAGACCGATCAATTGCTGGGGCTTGATCACAAGTCTATAGCAGACCATAAATGGGCCCATGAGCACGAAAGTACATTCTATTTCCCTTACGCAAGCAAGTACAGAATGCCTAAGTATTCGTATAAGGAAAAATCAAACTGGCTGTTCAATGACCGGGTAGAAGACATCATACCTGAGGGCCACATTGCGCATTATGACTTGAATAAGTTACAGGCAACAAAAGATGCTGCTATTAACAAGGAACACATTTTGATCCTCACACCAATGCAAACTTTTCATGATAAATATTGGGAAAATTTGTTGCAATTAACTTATCCAAGAGAAttaattgaacttggattcATTTTACCACGTACAACAACGGGAAATGCAGCATTGGCCAAATTGGAAGCTGctgtcaaaaaaattcaaacgggaaaaaaaaacgaaaggTTCGCCAAGGTCACCATTTTGAGACAAGCATCCCAAAGTTTTGACAAATTGATGGAGAAGGAAAGACATAAGTTGGAGgttcaaaaggaaagacGTTCTGCAATGGCTTTAGCCAGAAATGAACTTCTATTCTCAACTATTGGCCCATATACTTCATGGATTCTGTGGTTAGATGGCGATATTGTTGAGACGCCGATTACTTTGCTTCAAGATATGACTTCGCACGATAAGCCTATTCTGGCTGCAAATGTTTTCCAAAGGTTCTTCGACAGCGATAACAATAGAAATTCAATTAGACCCTACGATTTCAATAACTGGGCTGAAAGTGATGAGGGTTTAAAATTAGCTGCTCAAATGAGAGATGACGAAATTATCGTTGAAGGCTACAGTGAAATGGCCACCTGGAGACCGCTTATGGCAAAATTCTATGAGCCAAAGAACTCACAAAACGAACTCATGGCATTAGATGGCGTTGGTGGTGGCTGCACTTTAGTAAAGGCGGATGTTCATAGGGATGGTGCCATGTTCCCAAGTTTTCCGTTTTATAACCTAATAGAAACAGAGGGCTTTGCAAAAATGGCTAAAAGGTTGACTTACGAGGTCTGGGGTCTTCCAAACTATCTTGTGTATCATATTGAAGAGACgaatgaatga
- the CNS1 gene encoding HSP70/90 family co-chaperone CNS1 (similar to Saccharomyces cerevisiae CNS1 (YBR155W); ancestral locus Anc_8.506) has translation MTENYERPKKYVAGPNDPALPPQLSDFQGKTTDEVLEELNRMPFFMTKLDDSDGAGGENIELEALKALAYEGEPHEIAENFKKQGNALYKHKKYKDARGLYTKGIEIECGNSNINESLFANRAACELEIRNYGRCLTDCKAALQFNPKNLKCYYRMGRAFIALKKLREAEGVVGFGLTFDPENKSLLSLQEVISKKEHEIKEAEEKKQEEIKRGENLKIILDNAVKLRNIEIVNTKEPAELVRETKFRLEDPMDFESQLIFPALVLYPTTDEFDFVGEVSELTSISELLQLVMERPANWFELQGHEDFSVKKLVAYMEVKDGGLVKIGKKVIIHDLLKMEKPNVPLFDNALKIYFVPKSESEKWLSNWSKQKALDRRISNISGSSSL, from the coding sequence ATGACTGAGAACTATGAGAGACCTAAAAAATATGTAGCTGGTCCTAATGATCCGGCATTGCCACCTCAACTCTCAGATTTTCAAGGCAAAACAACTGATGAGGTGTTGGAAGAACTGAATAGAATGCCATTTTTCATGACCAAGCTAGATGATTCTGATGGTGCAGGTGGTGAAAATATTGAGCTGGAAGCATTAAAAGCATTGGCATATGAGGGCGAACCTCATGAAATAGCAGAAAACTTTAAAAAGCAAGGCAATGCATTATATAAGcacaaaaaatacaaagatGCCCGTGGGCTCTATACAAAGGGTATTGAGATTGAATGCGGTAACAGTAACATCAACGAGTCTCTATTTGCTAATCGTGCTGCATGCGAGCTGGAAATCAGAAACTACGGACGCTGTTTGACTGATTGCAAAGCAGCTTTACAATTTAATCCAAAGAACTTGAAGTGTTATTATCGAATGGGGAGAGCTTTCATtgcattgaagaaattaaGGGAGGCTGAAGGTGTCGTTGGGTTTGGTTTGACCTTTGATCCCGAGAACAAATCTCTGCTGTCATTGCAGGAAGTCATAAGTAAGAAAGAGCATGAGATAAAGGAAGCAgaggagaaaaaacaagaagaaatcaagagaGGGGagaatttaaaaataatCCTTGATAATGCAGTTAAATTaagaaatattgaaatagTAAATACGAAGGAACCAGCTGAATTGGTGCGAGAGACTAAGTTTAGATTGGAAGATCCAATGGATTTCGAATCTCAATTGATATTTCCGGCATTGGTATTATATCCTACTACAGACGAATTTGACTTTGTTGGTGAAGTTAGTGAATTGACGTCCATATCTGAGCTTCTTCAGTTGGTCATGGAGAGACCTGCCAACTGGTTTGAGTTACAAGGGCATGAGGATTTTTCTGTAAAGAAGCTAGTTGCATACATGGAGGTAAAAGATGGCGGTCTTGTGAAAATCGGTAAAAAGGTCATCATTCATGATTTGCTTAAAATGGAAAAACCTAATGTGCCGCTATTTGATAATGCTTTAAAAATTTACTTCGTTCCTAAAAGCGAAAGTGAGAAGTGGTTGAGCAATTGGAGCAAGCAAAAGGCACTGGATAGAAGGatctcaaatatttcagGTAGTTCTAGCCTATAA
- the KTR6 gene encoding putative mannosyltransferase (similar to Saccharomyces cerevisiae KRE2 (YDR483W) and KTR6 (YPL053C); ancestral locus Anc_8.505), producing the protein MAVFLSKRILRYTLLAGLCVTIIVLLSSDHVSSTDINYLEQFKGLGTGVTDYFRGSETPQLSEKEKEVEEERQKVEKNLAQQHEDGKVEFDEPAMDKNAQALKESAEEADAAHEPQTFKSTWEFMAPSYANKGKKPKAAFVVLVRNNELEDILPSIKNVEDKFNHQFNYPWVFFNDEEFTEEFKTKINKTISSKAEFGLIPKEHWSYPDFVNQETAKKERDRMVKDAVIYGGSESYRHMCRFQSGFFWRQKLLEDYDWYWRVEPSTRLYCDIKYDVFQYMQDEGKVYGFTITIHEYLRTIETLWKSTRDFWKKNPHYIADDNLVEFISGDKGKTYNLCHFWSNFEIANLNFWRSPAYREYFDYLDRTGNFFYERWGDAPVHSIAASLFLSKDKIHYFSDIGYHHNPYDNCPLNNTIYKENNCDCDQGNDFTFQGYACGVQYYDAQGLKKPDNWEKFQQ; encoded by the coding sequence ATGGCAGTCTTTCTTAGTAAAAGAATACTGAGATACACTCTGCTGGCAGGTCTCTGTGTTACTATCATAGTACTTTTGTCGTCAGATCATGTTTCGAGCACGGATATCAACTACCTCGAGCAGTTTAAGGGACTTGGAACCGGTGTGACTGATTATTTCCGTGGTTCAGAGACTCCTCAGTTAAGTGAAAAGGAGAAggaagttgaagaagagagaCAGAAAGTTGAGAAGAATCTAGCCCAACAACATGAAGACGGTAAGGTGGAATTTGATGAGCCGGCAATGGATAAGAATGCACAGGCTTTGAAAGAAAGCGCGGAGGAAGCTGATGCTGCGCACGAGCCACAAACGTTCAAGAGCACTTGGGAATTCATGGCACCTTCTTATGCCAACAAAGGGAAAAAACCAAAGGCAGCATTCGTTGTTCTCGTGAGAAACAATGAACTGGAAGACATTCTCCCATCAATTAAAAATGTCGAAGACAAGTTCAATCATCAGTTCAATTATCCATGggtatttttcaatgacgaAGAGTTTACTGAAGAGTTCAAAACAAAGATCAATAAAACCATCAGCTCAAAAGCAGAGTTTGGATTGATTCCCAAGGAACACTGGTCTTATCCTGATTTCGTTAATCAGGAGACAGCTAAAAAGGAGAGAGATAGAATGGTCAAGGACGCTGTCATTTACGGTGGCTCTGAATCTTACAGACACATGTGTCGCTTCCAATCCGGATTTTTCTGGAGacaaaaacttttggaaGATTATGATTGGTACTGGCGTGTTGAACCAAGCACTAGGTTATATTGTGACATTAAGTATGATGTTTTCCAATATATGCAAGATGAGGGAAAAGTCTATGGTTTCACAATTACAATCCATGAATATTTGAGAACGATTGAGACTTTATGGAAAAGTACGAGGGATTtctggaagaaaaatccaCATTATATCGCCGATGACAATTTGGTCGAATTTATTTCTGGTGACAAAGGTAAAACCTACAACTTGTGTCATTTTTggtcaaattttgagatcGCTAATCTGAACTTTTGGAGGTCTCCTGCTTACAGAGAATACTTCGATTATCTAGACAGAACTGGTAATTTCTTTTACGAGAGATGGGGTGATGCTCCAGTGCATTCCATTGCAgcttcattatttttatctAAAGACAAAATTCACTACTTCTCGGATATAGGATATCATCATAATCCATACGATAACTGTCCATTGAATAATACCATATATAAGGAGAACAATTGTGATTGTGACCAAGGCAACGATTTTACCTTTCAAGGTTATGCTTGTGGCGTTCAATATTATGATGCGCAGGGTCTCAAAAAGCCGGATAATTGGGAAAAATTCCAACAGTAA
- the CWC21 gene encoding U2-type spliceosomal complex subunit CWC21 (similar to Saccharomyces cerevisiae CWC21 (YDR482C); ancestral locus Anc_8.503), with the protein MSYNGIGLKSAKGSATSGHIQKSLADNDSTKNKNYHARQRAKDKLKNVGKGKLADNDSEPIKRYVPLEARRKIIKHLSKREIEVQVSELRDTLEDSNEDHQVIEKRCEELRTELLQEWEARQRLDKLYTSRAKRNVEESNETRPHQAD; encoded by the coding sequence ATGTCCTACAATGGGATCGGGCTGAAATCTGCCAAGGGCTCTGCAACATCGGGTCATATCCAAAAATCATTGGCTGATAACGACAGCacaaagaataaaaactATCACGCAAGACAGAGGGCAAAggataaattgaaaaatgtcgGGAAAGGTAAACTAGCTGACAATGATTCTGAGCCTATAAAGAGATATGTACCGTTGGAAGCTCGTCGCAAGATAATCAAGCATCTCAGTAAGAGAGAGATTGAAGTACAAGTTTCGGAACTTCGAGATACGCTAGAAGACTCCAACGAGGATCATCAGGTAATAGAAAAGAGATGTGAAGAGCTGCGGACGGAGCTTTTACAAGAGTGGGAGGCTCGGCAACGGTTGGATAAACTTTACACAAGTCGAGCAAAGCgaaatgttgaagaaagCAATGAGACTAGGCCTCACCAAGCTGACTAA
- the PHO8 gene encoding alkaline phosphatase PHO8 (similar to Saccharomyces cerevisiae PHO8 (YDR481C); ancestral locus Anc_8.501) produces the protein MKGSDGLNHGFNPRNRSTLKIVTIILLIIVILVHLCGTDLANSLSFDCHQKNKRSSNKKNVIFFVTDGMGPASLSLTRSFRQFSEDLPYGDILNLDKYLIGSSRTRSSNSLVTDSAAGATAFSCAVKSYNSAIGVDPEKNPCGTVLEGAKMKGYMTGLVVTTRITDATPAAFSSHVDYRSQEDLIAQQQLGEYPLGRSVDLMLGGGRTHFYSSNSDSEYGFGGSRTDGRNLIQEAQDAGWQYVGNRESFDSLQYGQNVSLPLLGLFADYDIPYDLDRSNSDYPSLEEEAITAINALTKATKDSDQGFFLLIEGSRIDHAGHQNDPSAQVREVLAFDRAFEAVVKLAKESDIETILISTSDHETGGLSVARQVTSSYPDYVWYPEILNEAKHSGEFLSKKLLEFRKEGHKDERAFISRELFEKGLGIKSYSHHDISSVMEATNMGGLNGIFNEMISTRARIGWSTTGHSAVDVNIYAYANRKDAWQDLLDNLQGNHENTEIGAYMEKILGIDLAEVTERVKNTEHSPKRMNAQGQPEFDTYHHRMSGIEF, from the coding sequence ATGAAGGGTAGCGATGGCTTAAATCACGGATTTAACCCTCGGAATCGTTCAACACTAAAGATTGTGACtattattttgttgattaTTGTTATTTTGGTGCATCTATGTGGAACTGACTTAGCGAATAGTTTAAGTTTCGACTGtcatcaaaagaacaagagATCCTCGAACAAGAAGaatgttattttttttgtcacTGATGGTATGGGACCTGCATCCTTGTCATTGACTAGATCCTTCAGGCAGTTCTCAGAAGACCTCCCCTACGGTGACATTCTAAACCTAGACAAATACTTGATTGGTTCTTCTCGTACAAGATCGTCCAATTCTCTCGTTACAGACTCAGCTGCTGGAGCAACTGCATTTTCATGTGCAGTAAAGTCTTATAACAGTGCTATCGGCGTAGACcctgaaaaaaatccatGTGGAACGGTCTTGGAAGGAGCTAAAATGAAAGGTTACATGACAGGATTGGTAGTCACCACAAGGATAACAGATGCTACGCCAGCTGCATTTAGCTCTCATGTTGACTATAGATCTCAGGAAGATCTGATCGCCCAACAGCAACTTGGAGAGTATCCACTTGGTCGCTCTGTTGACCTGATGCTAGGTGGAGGCCGGACGCATTTttattcatcaaattcagaTTCTGAATATGGATTTGGGGGATCCAGGACAGACGGGAGAAATTTAATACAGGAGGCCCAAGATGCTGGCTGGCAGTACGTCGGAAATCGGGAGAGCTTCGACTCCTTGCAATATGGTCAGAATGTTAGTTTGCCATTATTGGGGTTATTTGCTGACTACGATATCCCATATGATCTCGACAGAAGCAACAGTGATTATCCATCGTTAGAGGAGGAGGCAATTACAGCAATCAATGCTCTTACTAAGGCAACTAAGGATTCTGATCAAGGATTTTTCTTATTGATCGAAGGTTCGAGAATTGATCATGCGGGCCATCAGAACGATCCTTCAGCGCAAGTGAGAGAGGTTCTAGCTTTTGACAGAGCGTTTGAAGCAGTGGTAAAGCTGGCAAAGGAAAGCGATATCGAAACGATTTTAATTTCCACTTCAGATCATGAGACCGGCGGACTATCAGTTGCAAGACAAGTAACATCAAGTTATCCTGATTATGTGTGGTATCCAGAAATCTTGAACGAAGCCAAGCACTCCGGTGAATTTTTGAGTAAAAAACTACTCGAGTTCAGAAAGGAGGGGCATAAAGACGAAAGGGCCTTCATTTCAAGAGAATTGTTTGAGAAAGGATTAGGAATTAAGTCATACTCCCATCATGATATCTCAAGCGTTATGGAGGCAACCAATATGGGCGGTTTGAAtggaattttcaatgaaatgATCTCAACGAGAGCAAGAATTGGCTGGTCCACTACAGGCCACAGCGCTGTAGACGTTAATATCTATGCATACGCAAATAGGAAGGATGCATGGCAAGATTTGTTGGATAATTTGCAAGGAAATCATGAGAATACTGAAATCGGCGCTTACATggagaaaattttgggtATTGATCTAGCAGAGGTCACCGAAAGAGTAAAAAATACTGAACATTCTCCAAAGAGAATGAATGCTCAAGGGCAACCAGAATTTGATACATATCATCATCGAATGAGCGGAATTGAGTTCTAA
- the ARL3 gene encoding Arf family GTPase ARL3 (similar to Saccharomyces cerevisiae ARL3 (YPL051W); ancestral locus Anc_8.502), which translates to MFHLAKGLYNNWNRREQYSILILGLDNAGKTTFLETLKMQYSLHSKNLEKITPTVGQNVAQIPINNNSILRFWDIGGQESLRVLWPKYYPQCHGIIFVVDSTDRSRIDECSEALRSIMMDEEVEGVPVLMLANKQDRPDTMEVQDIKEVFNKIAEHLSARDSRVLPVSALTGEGVREAAEWLLIRLQRNKANRPPLYK; encoded by the coding sequence ATGTTTCATTTGGCGAAAGGCTTATATAACAACTGGAATCGCCGAGAGCAGTATTCCATTCTTATATTGGGCCTGGATAATGCTGGGAAGACCACTTTCTTGGAAACGTTAAAGATGCAGTACTCTttacattcaaaaaatctggaGAAAATAACGCCTACGGTTGGCCAGAATGTTGCACAGATCCCGATAAATAACAACTCTATATTGAGATTTTGGGACATTGGGGGCCAAGAGAGCTTGCGTGTGTTATGGCCAAAATATTATCCTCAATGTCACGGAATCATATTCGTTGTTGATAGTACCGATAGGTCACGTATAGATGAGTGCAGCGAAGCATTGAGGTCTATTATGATGGacgaagaagttgaaggcGTGCCCGTTCTGATGTTAGCAAACAAGCAGGATAGACCAGACACAATGGAAGTTCAAGATATAAAAGAAGTTTTCAACAAGATAGCTGAGCATTTAAGCGCAAGAGATAGCAGAGTGCTACCCGTTAGTGCACTCACGGGCGAAGGAGTCAGGGAAGCAGCCGAATGGCTTCTGATAAGATTACAAAGAAATAAAGCAAATAGGCCGCCGCTCTACAAGTAG